In Zingiber officinale cultivar Zhangliang chromosome 1A, Zo_v1.1, whole genome shotgun sequence, a genomic segment contains:
- the LOC122010013 gene encoding uncharacterized protein LOC122010013, translating into METQKPPSEKPRSVDPAMTSCRKKKSDDAGFLEDLRDHIDEFIHASMDEHKNCFQKTIKKMFGMSRAVARRNEEIKEVDSLLPLQTTVSQES; encoded by the exons ATGGAAACACAAAAACCACCATCCGAAAAGCCACGTTCAGTTGATCCAGCCATGACTTCATGCAGAAAGAAGAAATCAGATGATGCTGGCTTTTTAGAGGATCTGAGAGATCATATTGATGAATTCATTCACGCATCGATGGATGAGCACAAGAATTGCTTTCAGAAGACGATTAAAAAG ATGTTCGGAATGTCGAGGGCAGTCGCACGGAGAAACGAAGAAATTAAAGAAGTCGACAGCCTTTTGCCTCTTCAGACAACCGTCAGCCAGGAGTCCTAG
- the LOC122033845 gene encoding uncharacterized protein DDB_G0286299-like, producing the protein MLRQVSSRNQRGKGSHKMKTVLHMCLLIAICIWLLCRMNHSHDKKETFEERREKGDERWFNIRRFGREDLPHIAEVADRGEDKGVDEVKKDSIAVGHGIRQEEVMDEGGSDVELEDEEEAGLEEEKEDQSKEWDGIDDHEHNEAVHKAREISFKGDDVSSEVVHTIQEVDHKEASQAAQERSFKADDASSAVAHVVQANEFENEAMKNLDRNKSDDKKRKGETGDVPEGNQRYESKNGAVEKLCENDPHGKENKEEAQHVLKEKLDFESERRAKKNIDKNESDVRKEENSFASMLLDNTRGNNSSINHQGSLTANNATFASRSETPILDKMSLQDMTVVESKNEGQQPDMRISSVVNNQTSKETQLSTDAGELLANSSYFLNHKLYFQKNSTTVSIELVESPVNLIMKPDPANSTVSQNQTTIVHEEMNKTKMLSQGKEKPKLKNELTEQKIEAVSIPLESKEPHNNSSSENGNGEVVQLETSSSLTSQEKNRDVNGERSKFSDIRNRVDSSKQEAVEK; encoded by the coding sequence ATGTTGAGGCAGGTATCCAGTAGGAACCAGAGGGGAAAAGGGAGTCATAAGATGAAGACTGTTCTTCACATGTGTCTTTTGATTGCCATCTGCATCTGGTTGCTCTGTCGAATGAATCACTCCCATGACAAGAAGGAAACATTTGAAGAGAGGAGGGAGAAGGGTGACGAGAGGTGGTTCAACATTAGAAGATTTGGGAGGGAGGATCTGCCTCACATAGCTGAAGTAGCGGACAGGGGTGAGGACAAGGGTGTCGATGAGGTGAAAAAAGATTCTATTGCAGTAGGACATGGAATTAGGCAGGAAGAAGTCATGGATGAAGGTGGATCtgatgtggaacttgaggatgaagaagaagctggccttgaagaagaaaaggaggatcaatcaAAGGAATGGGATGGGATTGATGACCATGAACACAATGAGGCAGTTCATAAGGCTCGTGAAATAAGTTTCAAAGGAGACGATGTGTCCAGTGAAGTAGTCCATACCATTCAAGAAGTGGACCATAAAGAAGCATCTCAGGCAGcacaagaaagaagttttaaggCCGATGATGCTTCTAGTGCTGTAGCTCATGTGGTCCAAGCGAATGAATTTGAAAATGAAGCAATGAAGAACCTTGACAGAAATAAGTCAGATGATAAGAAGAGGAAAGGAGAGACTGGAGACGTGCCTGAAGGAAACCAAAGATATGAATCTAAAAATGGAGCAGTGGAGAAACTTTGTGAGAATGATCCCCATGGTAAGGAGAACAAAGAGGAGGCTCAGCatgtgctaaaagaaaagctagaTTTTGAATCTGAACGCCGAGCAAAAAAGAACATTGACAAAAATGAATCAGATGTTAGAAAGGAAGAAAATTCATTTGCCTCCATGCTACTAGATAATACCAGAGGGAACAATTCAAGTATTAATCATCAAGGAAGTTTGACTGCAAATAATGCTACATTTGCCAGTAGATCTGAAACTCCAATCCTAGACAAGATGTCTCTCCAAGATATGACTGTAGTTGAATCCAAAAATGAAGGTCAACAACCTGATATGAGAATTTCAAGCGTCGTCAACAATCAAACCAGCAAAGAGACACAATTGTCAACAGATGCAGGCGAATTGCTAGCAAATTCCTCATATTTTTTGAATCATAAGCTCTATTTTCAGAAGAACTCTACTACTGTATCTATAGAGTTGGTTGAATCTCCAGTTAACCTGATAATGAAGCCGGATCCAGCTAATTCCACAGTTTCTCAAAATCAAACAACTATTGTTCATGAAGAAATGAATAAAACAAAGATGCTATCTCAAGGCAAGGAAAAGCCTAAGTTGAAGAATGAACTGACGGAGCAGAAGATTGAGGCAGTATCCATACCATTGGAATCAAAGGAGCCCCACAAcaattcatcatctgaaaatggTAACGGAGAAGTTGTTCAATTGGAAACTAGTAGTTCACTAACATCCCAAGAGAAAAATAGAGATGTGAATGGCGAACGATCAAAATTTTCAGACA